In Deltaproteobacteria bacterium, the genomic stretch TTTCGGCGTCGTTCAAACTCTTCGACTGGATGTCTTTCGGCATGGGCGGCGCGACCGCTCCGTCGGATACGTACACGGATGTGACCGCGAAGACCGAGATCCGGGCGTCGGATCAGAGCTTCGAAACGAATCAGGGAATTCTGTCGCGGACGTTTTCCAAGGTCAAACCGTCGCTGGGTCTGCTCGCGCGCGCGCCGGCCTTCGGCGACCCGACCGCGCTGCGTTTCGGCCTCGTCTGGCGCGACGAAGTTTCGACCGTGGACGGCTCGGGCCGCATCCGCACCTCGACCCGGCTCGTGACCGACAGCGGCGGGACCGTGCTGGAACTGCCGTCCACCGACAACCCTCTGCGTTCGCTGACGGGCTTTTCCCCCATGGCGGTGACGCTCGGCGCGGGGCTCGCGCTGCCCGCGGACAACGTGCAGGTCGACGTGAACTGGCGGCGGTGGTCGGAGTTTCGCGACCAGACCGAAAACTACACCGATCCGCGTTTTCGAGACCGCATTGACGCGCGCTTCGGTTACGAGCACGTCTTCGATCCGAATGTCGAGTGGGCGGAATCGATCGCGCTGCGTGGCGGATACTATTTTCAGCCGACGCCCGCGCCGGATCAAAGCGGTGCGCTGAACATTCTCGACAACGACAAACACGTCGTCACCACGGGATTCGGAATCGAGTATTATGACCCCACGGAACTGGTGTTGATGCCGATGAGTCTCGACGTGGCGTATCAGTTGCACGCGCTGGTCGATCGCGTGACCGAAAACGATCGCGATCCCGATTGGCACCGGATCCGGACCGGCGGCCAGATTCACCAGTTCGAGTTTACGCTGTCGATTCAATTCTGAGCGGTGGAGGCTTGATGCTGCGTTGTGCACTTGCGGTTGCGCTCCTGGCGACGGTCTTCGCCGGCTGCACCGAGGGCGAGAATTCGGAAACCGTCGAGGTTCCGACCGCGGAGCCCAAGGATGTCGGTCAGTCGGATGAAGACGCCTGCGCGTCCGAGACGGCCGAGAAGCTCATGGAGATGGATTGGGACGGCGACGGCGAATACGACGTGTTCGATGCGGATTGGGATAACGACGGAGTGCCCAATGACGTGGACAACTGCGCGTGGTACGCCAACGCGGATCAGGCGGACGCCAACGAAGACGACCGCGGAGACGCTTGCGAGGGCGTGGAAGATCCCGTCGATGAGTTGATCTATCCCGCTTCCATATCGCCGGCGTTCGTCGTGGGAGTCCTCGTCGCGTTCGGGTTTCGCGCGCGAACGAATCGCGGCGCGGCGAAGCAACGCGTTCGGGAGCGCGTTGTCGGACGGGGCGGCGTTTGATAACGTGATGACGATCCGATCGAGCGGCGCCGGCGCGACGTCACCGGGCGACGATCGCATCGAGGTATGGAACGTGGGGGTTGGTCATGCGTTTGTTCGCGTTTTTCGCGATTCTGGGGCTTGTCCTCGTCGCCTGTTCCCCGCAGGGAGAACAAGACGGCGACACGTCGTCTTCGGCTCAACCCTTGACGCAGGCACCCCCGTCGCCGCCCCGCGCGGGCGACCCCGTGCCCAAC encodes the following:
- a CDS encoding thrombospondin type 3 repeat-containing protein is translated as MLRCALAVALLATVFAGCTEGENSETVEVPTAEPKDVGQSDEDACASETAEKLMEMDWDGDGEYDVFDADWDNDGVPNDVDNCAWYANADQADANEDDRGDACEGVEDPVDELIYPASISPAFVVGVLVAFGFRARTNRGAAKQRVRERVVGRGGV